In bacterium, one DNA window encodes the following:
- a CDS encoding lysophospholipid acyltransferase family protein — protein sequence MTFAVGIPLTAFCAVVVILHTLFRPPGGLLERVPGFWGRTWCRAAGVKLTVEGLERIDPKQAYVVISNHQSAFDIFAHFAALPVPIRFLAKQELFKIPVFGTAMRRMGIVEVDRGAGRATHQAVNRGAARNMALGRSLMIYPEGTRSRDGAMLPFKKGAFAIARNLGVPIVPTAITGSRQAWSPGSKIIRPGHVTVTILDPISTENMTLRDLGGLTEQAHSLIAKVADPEAAAEPSDSRT from the coding sequence TTGACCTTCGCCGTCGGCATTCCCCTTACCGCGTTCTGCGCGGTGGTGGTCATCCTGCACACCCTGTTTAGACCCCCTGGGGGACTGCTGGAGCGGGTCCCCGGCTTCTGGGGCCGGACGTGGTGCCGGGCCGCCGGCGTGAAGCTCACCGTGGAGGGCTTGGAACGTATTGACCCGAAACAGGCGTACGTGGTGATCTCCAACCATCAGTCGGCCTTCGACATCTTCGCCCACTTCGCAGCCTTGCCGGTTCCGATCCGCTTCCTGGCCAAGCAGGAGCTGTTCAAGATCCCCGTCTTCGGAACGGCCATGCGCAGGATGGGGATCGTGGAGGTCGACCGGGGCGCCGGCCGGGCCACCCACCAGGCCGTCAACCGGGGCGCTGCCCGAAACATGGCCCTAGGACGCTCCCTCATGATCTATCCGGAAGGCACCCGATCACGCGACGGTGCGATGTTGCCGTTCAAGAAGGGGGCCTTCGCCATCGCCCGCAACCTGGGCGTGCCCATCGTGCCCACCGCGATCACGGGCAGCCGCCAGGCCTGGAGCCCGGGGTCAAAGATCATCCGTCCGGGACATGTAACCGTGACGATCCTGGATCCGATCTCGACCGAGAACATGACGCTGCGAGACCTCGGCGGCCTGACCGAGCAGGCGCACTCGCTGATCGCGAAAGTGGCCGATCCCGAGGCCGCCGCGGAGCCCAGCGACAGCCGCACTTGA